Genomic window (Marasmius oreades isolate 03SP1 chromosome 3, whole genome shotgun sequence):
cataGATCAGCGGATTAAAAGTAACACAATAAGGACCATACTGACCTCGCCTTCCGGCGTTTGGAACCGCTAGACTTGGATTTGGTTCTCTTAcgtttcttttccttctcagaACCGGCTTCTACGAGTTCGAGGAGTTCGTCATCAAAGTCGGACATGTCGAACGTTGTACGTGGGTAAGACTTGCAAAGGTAAACAACGTTTAAGAGCGTTGAGCTCAAGTGATTGTTCGAACGAGAGCCACGTGATGTTTCGTGCGGCGGCGTCAGCGAGCTAAAGTCCACTCCCTTCTCCATGACATTCATCTCTCTACGCATTGAATTTAGCGGTGGCCTGGAGCTCCTCTTTTCGAATGAGAAACGACATAAAATCACTATACCTGCTCAAGTTCCTGTAGATAATAACCCAAAAGTCGATGGGCCTAGGAATGGAGACACCAAAGCAGCTGATATGGATTTTCTGATCCATTGGCTACGCGAGCATCTTCTAAAGGAGCGAACAGAACTTTTCATGGAAAATAGCACAGTGTAAGTGTTCTCTATAACCGATATTTACAGCCGCTCTCCGATAATCCATCGCCATCTTCAGGCGACCAGGGATTCTAGTGCTTATTAATGACACAGATTGGGAATTAGAAGGCGAAGGAGAATACCAATTGAAAGATAACGACGAGATTGTCTTTATTTCTACCTTGCACGGCGGGTAGACACTCGAAAGGAGGGTGAAGGCTTCAAACAATATCAATCACTCTTTCACCGATCCAGTGTACCATTTGTGGAACTCAACTTTTAAAGGTGGCGTAAAGTAAACTCGCTATGATATACCTGGGGCTGATTCAAGTCAAGAGATTATTGTACATACCACGATTACGCGACGTTGCTCAATGTCAAGACTTTGTCTGACTACATTCGTCTGATGCGAGCTACTGTTTACCTCGACCCCAATTCATCGAAATGCGCGTGGAAGTTGCAATTGACTGTCAGCGTATGTTCTCTCATGACCATCGTCTGCGAGATTCGGAACGATCGTAAAGATAGATACTCGCCTAAACAGGCCAGTCGTACTTGCGGTAACGACGACCTGCCTATCGTGACATTTCGTCGTTATCGCGTGAACAAATATCTGCTTTGGATGGGTACGGGGAGACGCCTTTGACGAAGACTCTAGCTCCTGAGTCTGAATACCACAACGCTCGGGGAAATTGCTTTGGCCGATACCTACCGTTCGGAAGATCGGAACGGGCCCGGCTCACGCGCTCCGTCCACCTCGCCTTCCATTTGTCGAGGTTCACTGATTGTCCAGTAGAACCAGAATTTTGTAAGAATTTTAATCTACTTAAGGTTTAACTTCAATGCGAGGCTGTTTTTGATTTTTACTCAGGATGCCACGCGAGTATCAG
Coding sequences:
- the URM1 gene encoding Ubiquitin- modifier 1 (BUSCO:EOG09265K1R); the protein is MTFISLRIEFSGGLELLFSNEKRHKITIPAQVPVDNNPKVDGPRNGDTKAADMDFLIHWLREHLLKERTELFMENSTVRPGILVLINDTDWELEGEGEYQLKDNDEIVFISTLHGG
- the URM1 gene encoding Ubiquitin- modifier 1, variant 3, with the translated sequence MTFISLRIEFSGGLELLFSNEKRHKITIPAQVPVDNNPKVDGPRNGDTKAADMDFLIHWLREHLLKERTELFMENSTVLGIRRRRRIPIER
- the URM1 gene encoding Ubiquitin- modifier 1, variant 2 — encoded protein: MTFISLRIEFSGGLELLFSNEKRHKITIPAQVPVDNNPKVDGPRNGDTKAADMDFLIHWLREHLLKERTELFMENSTV